In Candidatus Nanosynbacter lyticus, one genomic interval encodes:
- a CDS encoding 50S ribosomal protein L23 encodes MKQMTIIPRISEKAYAQSANGVYVFRVPLNLNKNEIKAAVEAQFDVTVLKVKTLVQDGKAVRFSRGKNRYPGTTTRKDWKKAYVTLKEGDKLDVFDAVEQQMEETK; translated from the coding sequence ATGAAACAGATGACAATTATCCCACGCATTAGCGAGAAAGCATATGCACAGAGCGCCAATGGCGTGTACGTGTTCCGCGTTCCGCTCAACCTTAATAAAAACGAGATCAAAGCAGCAGTTGAAGCGCAATTTGACGTTACCGTCCTAAAGGTGAAAACCTTGGTGCAAGACGGCAAAGCTGTGCGTTTCTCACGAGGCAAGAATCGTTATCCTGGCACAACAACGCGCAAGGATTGGAAGAAGGCTTACGTGACGCTGAAAGAAGGCGATAAGCTCGATGTGTTTGACGCAGTAGAGCAGCAGATGGAGGAGACCAAGTAA
- the rplD gene encoding 50S ribosomal protein L4 produces the protein MAESTKLPKDIFAVEVPNHELLKLAYDSYLANARLASATTKQRGEVSGGGKKPWKQKGTGRARFGSSRNPIWRGGGVVFGPRGNENYTKKLSKTAKKVAIRQALTVANEAKKIVVKDIKTTGKTKEVATFLADNKFERRVLIVVDEKTPELMRATNNIQNVLVIRASYLSVYHILNADTIVMTPKALPVITEWLGKEEA, from the coding sequence ATGGCTGAATCAACCAAACTTCCTAAAGACATTTTTGCTGTTGAAGTGCCAAACCACGAACTGTTGAAATTGGCATATGACAGCTACCTGGCCAACGCTCGTTTGGCAAGTGCAACCACCAAGCAGCGTGGTGAAGTTTCCGGTGGTGGTAAAAAACCATGGAAGCAAAAGGGAACTGGTCGAGCACGTTTTGGCTCAAGCCGTAACCCAATCTGGCGCGGCGGTGGTGTAGTATTTGGCCCACGCGGTAACGAAAACTACACTAAAAAATTGTCTAAAACCGCCAAGAAAGTGGCAATTCGCCAAGCCTTGACGGTAGCCAATGAAGCGAAGAAGATCGTCGTCAAAGATATCAAGACGACTGGCAAGACTAAAGAGGTCGCAACCTTCTTGGCTGACAACAAGTTTGAGCGCCGCGTGCTGATCGTCGTCGACGAAAAGACGCCAGAATTGATGCGTGCCACAAACAACATTCAGAACGTATTGGTGATTCGCGCGAGCTACCTCAGCGTCTACCACATTCTGAATGCGGATACTATTGTCATGACCCCGAAAGCTCTGCCAGTAATCACTGAATGGCTGGGTAAGGAGGAAGCGTAA
- the rplC gene encoding 50S ribosomal protein L3: protein MKTLLGTKLGMTQLLAEDGKAIPVTLIQAGPVTVTQVKTVETDGYNAVQVAYGEGKNLSKAVAGHVKPAQVTPKHIREFRVDEIPEGLKVGDEINVSAFEVGDSVDATGTSKGKGFAGTIKRHNFKRHRKTHGGKGNTRKPGSIGSMYPQKVFKGKTMAGHMGHERVTVKNLEVAYVDPETNLIGVKGAVPGPRKGLIILGGNK, encoded by the coding sequence GTGAAAACACTTCTCGGTACCAAACTTGGTATGACCCAGCTCTTGGCTGAAGACGGCAAAGCCATTCCGGTGACGCTGATCCAAGCCGGCCCTGTCACCGTGACTCAGGTGAAGACTGTCGAAACCGACGGTTACAATGCGGTACAGGTCGCTTATGGAGAGGGTAAGAACCTGAGCAAGGCCGTGGCTGGACACGTCAAGCCAGCCCAAGTGACCCCGAAGCACATTCGGGAATTCCGCGTCGACGAGATCCCTGAAGGTCTCAAAGTTGGCGATGAAATCAACGTTTCCGCGTTCGAAGTCGGCGATTCTGTCGATGCGACCGGAACCAGCAAAGGTAAAGGTTTCGCTGGAACCATTAAACGCCACAACTTTAAGCGTCACCGCAAGACGCACGGTGGTAAAGGTAATACTCGTAAGCCAGGTTCAATTGGCTCGATGTATCCACAAAAAGTGTTCAAGGGTAAGACGATGGCTGGCCACATGGGCCACGAGCGCGTTACCGTCAAGAACCTGGAAGTGGCATATGTTGATCCAGAGACCAATCTGATCGGGGTAAAGGGCGCTGTACCTGGGCCGCGAAAAGGGCTGATCATTTTAGGAGGTAACAAGTAA
- a CDS encoding L-lactate dehydrogenase produces MNKQKLVIVGGGGMVGATTAYACALRSVIEEIVLIDRNADLAWGQAADINDAMGLDRNVVVHPGDYADINDDDIVVITAGSPQLPGQTRLELVGVNASIMRDIVKNIMAGGAKPYLVVVSNPVDVLTYVALKESGLPKTRVFGTGTTLDTTRLKSYLADALNVDSKAVDAYILGEHGDSSFSTIETAQVGEVPIREYPGFTEEMIEGIEQKIRDRAYRVIETKKSTYFAIGFVVSKIVSALRQSTRTVYPVCSLAEGEYGLDNVVLGLPSIICCDGVKILTGYPLTEREKQSLNNSAAIIGGMIAHLDKDQEN; encoded by the coding sequence GTGAATAAACAGAAATTGGTGATTGTCGGTGGTGGCGGAATGGTTGGTGCGACGACGGCATATGCTTGTGCGCTGCGCAGTGTGATTGAAGAAATTGTATTGATCGACCGCAATGCGGATTTGGCGTGGGGTCAAGCGGCGGATATCAACGATGCTATGGGGCTTGACCGCAACGTGGTGGTGCACCCGGGCGACTATGCTGATATCAACGACGATGACATCGTGGTTATCACCGCTGGTTCGCCGCAGTTGCCAGGTCAGACGCGACTGGAATTGGTCGGCGTCAATGCCAGTATCATGCGTGACATTGTCAAAAACATCATGGCTGGTGGCGCCAAGCCGTATTTGGTGGTCGTCAGTAACCCAGTTGATGTCTTGACCTATGTAGCTTTGAAAGAATCGGGACTGCCAAAAACCCGAGTGTTCGGCACGGGAACGACGCTGGACACCACACGCCTGAAGTCATACCTGGCAGACGCGCTAAACGTCGATAGCAAAGCAGTTGATGCCTACATCTTGGGTGAGCATGGCGACTCTTCGTTTTCGACCATTGAGACCGCGCAGGTTGGTGAGGTGCCCATTCGAGAATATCCAGGCTTTACGGAGGAGATGATTGAGGGCATTGAGCAGAAAATCCGTGACCGCGCCTACCGAGTGATCGAGACAAAGAAGTCGACGTATTTTGCTATTGGTTTTGTGGTCTCTAAAATCGTTTCAGCTTTGCGTCAGTCAACACGTACAGTCTACCCAGTCTGTTCGCTGGCTGAGGGTGAATATGGACTGGACAATGTGGTGCTGGGCTTACCGTCGATTATTTGTTGTGACGGCGTGAAAATTTTGACGGGCTATCCACTGACCGAGCGCGAGAAGCAATCGCTAAATAACTCCGCTGCGATCATCGGTGGAATGATCGCCCACCTTGATAAAGACCAGGAAAATTGA
- the rpsJ gene encoding 30S ribosomal protein S10 encodes MAQDTGIKIRIRLKAYDHKVIDQSAKQIIDTAIRTGANVAGPVPLPTRRSTYTVVKSPHVYKMGGETYERRVHKRLIDITNATPKTIDSLQNLNLPAGVDAEIRM; translated from the coding sequence ATGGCTCAAGATACCGGGATCAAAATCCGCATCCGTCTGAAGGCGTATGACCACAAAGTCATCGACCAATCAGCAAAACAAATCATCGACACTGCAATTCGCACCGGCGCGAACGTTGCTGGTCCAGTGCCACTACCAACTCGTCGCAGCACCTACACAGTGGTAAAAAGCCCACACGTGTACAAAATGGGTGGTGAAACCTACGAGCGCCGCGTTCACAAGCGGTTGATTGACATCACCAACGCCACACCAAAGACCATCGATAGCTTGCAGAATTTGAACTTGCCAGCTGGCGTTGACGCTGAAATTCGTATGTAA
- the rplB gene encoding 50S ribosomal protein L2 gives MPVKAYNPTTPARRGMTSQDLSDITTRKPLKSLIKAKKQNAGRNNQGRITVRHRGGGVRRHYRLVNHNLPAGLTLTIEEIEYDPNRSARIARVKDQYNLYHYVLADTSMVKGKTIQTGEEAPIEASNRLPLSAIPVGTMIYAIELTAGKGAQMVRAAGAKAQLMAKEGNYATIKLPSGEVRKVRLEATAAIGVVGNVQHQNVKIGSAGRKRRKGIRPTVRGVVMNAADHPHGGGDGGRHGTGKAPRTPWGQLTLGYRTRRRKGSNKLIVRTRHDAKRKR, from the coding sequence ATGCCAGTGAAAGCTTACAATCCAACCACTCCTGCTCGTCGCGGCATGACGAGTCAGGACTTGTCGGATATCACGACAAGAAAACCGCTCAAAAGTCTGATCAAAGCCAAAAAGCAAAATGCTGGCCGCAATAACCAGGGCCGTATCACCGTGCGTCATCGCGGCGGTGGCGTTCGTCGTCACTACCGTTTGGTGAACCACAATTTGCCGGCTGGTCTGACGCTGACGATTGAAGAAATTGAGTACGATCCAAACCGCTCAGCCCGTATCGCTCGAGTGAAAGATCAGTACAATTTGTACCACTACGTATTGGCCGACACCTCGATGGTCAAAGGCAAGACTATTCAGACTGGCGAGGAAGCGCCAATCGAGGCATCAAACCGCCTGCCGCTGTCTGCTATCCCTGTTGGTACGATGATTTACGCTATTGAGTTGACCGCTGGTAAGGGTGCACAAATGGTACGCGCTGCCGGTGCTAAGGCTCAGTTGATGGCGAAAGAAGGCAACTATGCAACTATCAAATTGCCATCTGGCGAAGTTCGCAAAGTTCGCTTGGAAGCTACCGCTGCTATCGGTGTAGTCGGTAACGTCCAGCACCAGAATGTTAAGATCGGTTCAGCTGGTCGCAAACGTCGCAAGGGTATTCGCCCAACCGTTCGTGGTGTCGTTATGAACGCCGCAGACCACCCACATGGTGGTGGTGACGGTGGTCGCCACGGTACTGGTAAAGCACCACGTACTCCTTGGGGTCAATTGACATTAGGTTATCGAACTCGTCGCCGTAAAGGCTCGAATAAATTAATCGTACGCACGCGTCACGACGCGAAGAGGAAGAGGTAA